A region of Terriglobales bacterium DNA encodes the following proteins:
- the aroF gene encoding 3-deoxy-7-phosphoheptulonate synthase: MLIVMSANATEEQVRAVCEKIESLGYRAHAIPGAQRTAIGITGNQGEVEPGSLEEMPGVGEVIRVTKPYKLVSRDIKQENTVIRFPGSDATIGGHELAVIAGPCAVESREQCFAVAERVRRAGAQFFRGGAYKPRTSPYSFQGLGEEGLRILAEVRERFDMRIVTEAVDHESIELVEEYADVIQIGARNMQNFSLLKRAGRSKKPVLLKRGMSATLEEFLMAAEYVMSEGNYQVALCERGVRTFADHTRNTLDLSVVPAVQRLSHLPILVDPSHGTGKRNKVLPLSRAAVAVGCDGLLVEVHNQPDRALSDGMQSIYPEQFEQLMAEVRQIAAVVQRSVPESVRQPA, translated from the coding sequence ATGCTGATCGTGATGTCGGCCAACGCCACCGAAGAGCAGGTGCGCGCGGTCTGCGAGAAGATCGAGTCGCTGGGCTACCGGGCGCACGCCATTCCGGGAGCGCAGCGCACCGCCATCGGCATCACCGGCAACCAGGGCGAGGTCGAGCCCGGCAGCCTGGAGGAGATGCCGGGCGTCGGCGAAGTCATCCGCGTCACCAAGCCCTACAAGCTGGTCAGCCGCGACATCAAGCAGGAGAACACCGTCATCCGCTTCCCCGGCTCCGACGCCACCATCGGCGGGCACGAGCTGGCGGTCATCGCCGGGCCCTGCGCGGTGGAGAGCCGCGAGCAGTGCTTCGCGGTGGCCGAGCGCGTGCGCCGCGCCGGCGCCCAGTTCTTCCGTGGCGGCGCCTACAAGCCCCGCACCTCGCCCTACTCCTTCCAGGGACTGGGGGAGGAAGGCCTGCGCATCCTCGCCGAGGTACGCGAGCGCTTCGACATGCGCATCGTCACCGAGGCCGTGGACCACGAGTCCATCGAGCTGGTCGAGGAGTATGCCGACGTCATCCAGATCGGCGCCCGCAACATGCAGAACTTCTCCCTGCTCAAGCGCGCCGGGCGCTCCAAGAAGCCGGTGTTGCTGAAGCGCGGCATGTCCGCGACCTTGGAAGAGTTCCTCATGGCCGCCGAGTACGTGATGAGCGAGGGCAACTACCAGGTCGCGCTGTGCGAGCGCGGCGTGCGCACCTTCGCCGACCACACCCGCAACACCCTGGACCTGAGCGTGGTGCCGGCGGTGCAGCGGCTCAGCCACCTGCCCATCCTGGTGGACCCCAGCCACGGCACCGGCAAGCGCAACAAGGTGCTGCCGCTCTCGCGCGCGGCGGTGGCGGTGGGTTGCGATGGCCTGCTGGTCGAGGTCCACAATCAGCCGGACCGGGCCCTCTCCGACGGCATGCAGTCCATCTATCCCGAGCAGTTCGAGCAGTTGATGGCGGAGGTGCGGCAGATCGCTGCGGTCGTGCAGCGCAGCGTCCCGGAGAG